From Leishmania donovani BPK282A1 complete genome, chromosome 34, the proteins below share one genomic window:
- a CDS encoding NADPH-cytochrome p450 reductase-like protein has protein sequence MTDLTILYGTQTGNAERLALRIARLALCRGFECVSCLPADDLPIAEWPHTGGPVVLICSNANQGDAPNTFRRSWASLLQPTAAGSMEGLQYAVFGLGDSLYLKFNHMAKMVHNRLRQLGGTPIVMRGLGDESDATGVEEALQPWLAELWKALEKPDKCGAAAHTPAYPQEDLPFFPLFSIAPASACDEATAGALSSSANAAIAPLPYFADSVFSCEVVANRRLTSAACEQVVHHLELRAGPDTTDAAAYDVGDALGIYCPNREELVEGLLRGLQRDGAEMVVVTPDASHGLVRQPARPFFGRPLSLRSLLRHYFDLDAVVSQEFLWMLAHEVTGEDEGAVDVRGRLYELADPSNVNDYLQYAHREKRNLCEVLHDFKDLHPSLELVLSFAMPMLPRYFSIASAPAMDGAGRFDLCVGLLDWHTPLKRHRTGLCSSYLVGASPGTRLTCFVWQGSLALPATPTPLLCIATGTGVAPIRSVLRQVAGLSTQGWDDVPVVLVFGCRREAEDYLYREEWATLKEMGALPTLRVIPAFSRDTDKKVYVQHKLGQHARLTSSFLQPEGAGVPPGVVYVCGNAKQMPKDVQHTLEQIVEATVAEVQDEAGAAAHIRALGRVGRYQIDSWSA, from the coding sequence ATGACAGACCTTACGATTCTGTACGGGACGCAGACTGGCAACGCGGAGCGGCTAGCGCTGCGCATCGCTCGACTGGCACTTTGCCGGGGGTTCGAGTGCGTCTCGTGCCTGCCCGCCGATGACCTGCCTATCGCCGAGTGGCCGCACACCGGAGGGCCTGTCGTTCTTATCTGCTCCAACGCAAATCAAGGAGATGCCCCAAACACGTTTCGCCGGTCGTGGGCGTCGCTGCTACAacccaccgccgctggcagcaTGGAGGGCCTGCAGTACGCTGTCTTCGGCTTGGGCGACTCTCTGTACCTGAAGTTCAACCACATGGCCAAGATGGTGCACAACCGTCTCCGGCAGCTGGGCGGCACACCGATTGTGATGCGCGGGCTGGGGGATGAGAGCGACGCGACgggcgtggaggaggcatTGCAGCCCTGGCTCGCGGAGCTGTGGAAAGCACTTGAGAAACCGGACAagtgcggtgccgccgcacaTACGCCGGCCTACCCGCAGGAGGACCTTcctttctttcctcttttcAGCATTGCACCCGCCTCTGCGTGCGACGAGGCGACAGCTGGCGCGCTGTCTTCTTCCGCTAacgccgccatcgcgccactgccgtATTTTGCCGACTCTGTGTTCTCCtgcgaggtggtggcgaaCAGGCGCCTCACGTCTGCTGCGTGCGAGCAGGTGGTCCATCACCTGGAGCTTCGCGCTGGCCCTGACACCACGGACGCCGCGGCGTACGATGTCGGCGATGCGCTCGGCATCTACTGCCCGAATCGCGAAGAGCTAGTAgaggggctgctgcgcggactgcagcgcgacggggcagagatggtggtggtgaccCCAGACGCCTCGCATGGACTCGTCCGTCAGCCCGCCCGCCCCTTCTTTGGGCGGCCTCTCTCGCTACGTTCGTTGCTTCGTCACTACTTTGACCTTGACGCTGTGGTGTCGCAAGAGTTCTTGTGGATGCTCGCGCATGAGGTGACTGGGGAGGACGAGGGCGCGGTCGACGTGCGGGGACGCCTCTACGAGCTGGCGGATCCGTCCAACGTGAACGATTACCTTCAGTATGCGCACCGTGAGAAGCGCAACCTATGCGAGGTCCTGCACGATTTCAAGGATCTTCATCCATCTCTGGAGTTGGTCTTGTCGTTTGCGatgccgatgctgccgcgctacttctccatcgcctccgcgCCAGCAATGGACGGCGCAGGTCGTTTTGACCTCTGCGTAGGGCTGCTGGACTGGCACACGCCACTCAAGCGCCACCGCACCGGGCTCTGCAGCTCCTACCTGGTGGGGGCGTCCCCCGGGACACGGCTGACGTGTTTTGTCTGGCAGGGCTCCCTTGCACTTCCTGCTacaccgacgccgctgctgtgcatcgCGACGGGGACGGGTGTTGCACCAATTCGCAGTGTTCTGCGGCAGGTCGCCGGCCTTTCGACGCAGGGCTGGGATGATGTGCCGGTGGTGCTTGTATTTGGATGCCGACGTGAGGCGGAGGATTACCTTTACCGCGAGGAGTGGGCGACGCTGAAGGAGATGGGTGCATTGCCCACCCTCCGAGTTATCCCGGCCTTCTCGCGAGACACCGACAAGAAGGTTTACGTGCAGCACAAGCTCGGCCAGCACGCAAGGCTGACGTCGTCCTTTTTGCAGCCCGAGGGCGCCGGTGTCCCGCCGGGTGTGGTGTACGTGTGTGGAAACGCGAAGCAGATGCCGAAGGACGTGCAGCACACCCTAGAGCAGATTGTCGAGGCGACCGTGGCAGAGGTGCAGGACGAAGCCGGGGCGGCCGCGCACATCAGGGCCCTTGGCCGCGTGGGTCGCTATCAGATCGACTCGTGGTCGGCGTAG